Part of the Solanum pennellii chromosome 10, SPENNV200 genome is shown below.
GGGTATGATCTTCTCGTTAGGTATGATATGTTCTAGTGGTTGATTTAGCAAATTTTTGCGGGGTGACACTACTGGTATGAAAATGAATACGTCGATTGTCAAGTGTGAATATTAACTACTTAAAGAGTTATAAGTTGTATCACATGCTAGTATAATTAGATTCAATGCTACGTTATTATTTGAGAAACTAACTAGTTTGTTACTACGGGTGCTTTGGTTAAAACATTGTTATAAGGAATATTTTTGTGGTGGATTGTTGGTATGGTATTAATACGTTAATCTGTGGAGTGTATCTCGAGGTTTCTAAATGAGAAGTAGTCCAAGGGAATGGATAGATACCAGAAAGAAAAACTTATAGGTAAAGGAAGTCTCAATGAGTATAAGGTAATTGAAAATGTTAGTAAGAAAGTTCATGTTAGATTGGGTTAGTCCTTTGATATTGATTGGTTTAATTGGATTTAAGGTGTTATATTGATTAAAAGGTTGATTTCGTGGTGATGACAAGAGCTAACTAAGCATGGTGGTATAAGAGTTCGTGATGGAATGTGGTTGAGATGCAACTATATAATAAGGATTGTTGgttaaaagaattttgaattgTAATAACGACTTGTGAGTATTTACGAATGTGACATGATACTATTCAATGAGTAATTGGATTGCATGGAAAGTTATATGAGGTGATGCGATACTGCTTGAATAAAATTGAGAGGAGATAGCGTCATAAATTGAAAGAATTAGTATAATGTAATTTAGTCTTTGAAAAAAGACGATCGAGaacaaatatatttactttGAGAGCAAGAACAAAAGATGTACCTTCAGATAGTAGGAAATTAATTTTAGAGACACATGATTTCATCTATTTGGCTATACTCATGATAACAGTGTTACGGGTTATCATATTGGTTAATAAGAAGTAGataaaaatttagaaagaaGTGTACAGATGTTCAACTCGAGTGATAATAATGTTTTTTGgtgattttaaatttgataacGAGTATGACAaaaattttagcgaaaaatttaataAGGTCGATGAAGAGAATTATGAACAAAAGTGAGTTTTGCAGAAGTATGGTTTTCTGATAACATCGCATAACCTCGCTTTTCTACCTTCTGAAGATGGGTCACTCTAACGTCTGGAACGCTCACCGAAGGAACTATAGTCCTGGTTCTCGCACATGTGTGTGGAATTCTCATGCTATTATTAGAAAGTATGGACTCACGTGCTGCGGACAGCTCTTCCGCAACAATGCCAAGGAAATTCGTTTCATTAAGTGCCGTTAAAATCTTCAATATGAGCTTCTACTAGTCCTCTACACGTGGTGCTGGTAGATATATGTCATTGGAGCTTTTTTATTTGCATCTCTATCAGTTAAATGATGTAATGAGACAATTTTGATATATGTTTAACTTTTGGAAGTGAACTGCTATGTGGACCTAAGaagactttttttaaaaaaaaataataaatttaatattttgttatatacattcctaatttttagattttccaaaaaaaaaaaaaaaagacgtaGGAGAGGCAATTAGTGATAAGATAAAATacttgaattcataaaaatcttcaaggtatgagctaACGTTGATAGATAAAGAGATTGAGTTAAATAGTTAgattcaaaattcaagtttttcacGGTTAGTTTAGGTTTTGGTAGGGTGTTTTTATCAAGATATAGATTGGTAACGTAAGAAATGATCGATCTCATTGGGTATGAAGCATTTGgaagacttaaaaataatttagtggTAAACTtgattacttttgattgttatacctaAGGGGTGTTTCACATAATGTATTAATATAGAGAATAAGGGGAAAATATCATGGGTTGTTGGTCAAAGGATAAGATTGGTAAGAAAGTTAGAAAGAGGAAAAAGAGTTTggtgtattgaagagttcaaggTATTTTCAATTTCTGTGATggaaagaatttaagaaaagtgaaggaataagTCCTCTCGTATATGGTTTgtatttgaagaatttattgGTTTTTGTCTATGAGTTTAAATATGATTGTTATATATGAACTAGAACAAACTTACTAGGAActatcaacattttttttagattgaGTTTTGTTTGGGTGGTGTGGGGAagattatatatgttatgtcAAGCTAAattgttcaaattattataggtAACTTATTAATGTTCAACATTGTGGACCTACAATTTTACATGATTAATGAGGATTTCGAGGAAATTGAAACTACTTGGTTGATGGTATGATACAAACTATTATAATGTGTTACATAGGCATTTGGTGGTAAGCAGAGGGTATAAGCTTATAGTATACCGAATTATTGGAATGGCCAAGAATTTCTTAAGTGTTGGTACgatgtatatgattattttgAATGTTAGTTGAAATTTTGCATTTGAAAGATTACGTGGGGTTGACATTATACGTGATTCAATAACTTTATATTGATGGGAAATGCTTTTATATTTGAAACTAGTGTTAGCCTTGGGTGGGACTCGTATCTGTCATAAAATGCTTATTTGGAAATAGAGAACGTCAtagtttgaaaatttgaagGCGATAATGTATTTGGTAAGAATACTTTAATAGTAGTAACagtttgagagtaaggtaaatgACTGGTATAGTTATGATGCTTGTTGGTTTTAAGAGCGTTAAATTCAATGGAGTACTTGAGAAGTATGTGGGGTTCGATGAATCTAGTATTTGTAATATCGTAGTGGGGCAGTTTGGTTGATTGTTGGTAGCTAAAAATATGTCGAGAGATAGAGtcaaataaaacaattttatttatatgggCATTATGGAAGAATTTTTATGTGACCACTTTCTTCGTCCTGGATATTATTTGAAGTATGATTCACCTATTATGATATGCGTGTTTCCACATCTATGGGTGAATCCTTCCGTAGTGGTGGATTGGATGTACCGATCCTCTTGTGTCCTTTTGTTAGGGTTGGATCCTTGGGCAAACTCAGTCATTTAAGTTATGATGGATTTGGTGTTGTTTggaatagtaaaaaaatatatcagtAGTTCTCTTCGCACAATCTTTCTTATGAGAACTTATTTAAGAATTACTATGAAGAGTTACAATTGTCGAGTAGTGTTGTTAAAGGTTCTGTATTTTGAGCTGTATCGCTTGTAGAGTGATTTACATGATCAATTCATTCGTTGagttagataagtttgattctcTCTTGATGAGTACtcaatgtcaaaaaaaaatcagatttataatttaatttcgtgGAAAGATTGTGTTGCGAGAAAGAAATCTTGATAATATATGTgatggtttgtgcattatgagtgtTCAGTGGTTGATTCTGGCTCACTTCTGGTTGTAGTCAGTATTGATTTGGAAGGTTATCTTGGTTACGTGaaagtaaatatatattcatcatgATGGTTGTGTGTTAATGTCCAATGAGTTTCAGTTTAGATTGGGTTCATGAGTAAGTTGGTGGCTCGATAATCACTCTTAATTTATAGATCTTACAAAGTTTTGTTTAAAAGTTCTGTTGTTAGTATTTGATTTGTATAGAATGATGTTAAGGATGAGTTCACTTAGAGATATGAACACTGACTGTTAGGTCATAACTCAGGCTTCTGGTAATATCAATTACTCTTAGTCCTTCttctttatgttcgaggacgaacatgatttttagtggtggataatgtaacgaccccgaaggtcatttttgataattttaaactattcattgactttagttaattatttgatgggtaattgtggataattgacttaattgatagttaatggactaaagtatcatttattttaacattttataccatttgtttcatataattaaattaagttagtaaaatttatcacttgaatacctaattattttatttaaaaacaaaaaggagataagagaaaaatggaaagaaattAACGTGCATCAGCGGCAAATGGACACAAAAAAAAGAACAGAGGTCACCAAGGTAACTGCATTCACCTTTGTACTGTTGTATACATACTCATATCATGATAGATGCcatagaaatattttattattattattattagcatagttgtttgttaaagaataagaagaaaccgAAATTTAATAGTGGgaaaaagtataataataaagaaaccaaaaattgatatataggtttgATGTTCTGAACGTGGGGTTCTAAATGTGTGAAGTAGTATTGTCCAATCATTGGACAATGATTACTCCTAATCATTAGACCAAGATTAGGATTATTAATAGTGAACGAGGAATATTGATTGGAACATTGAAATTAGATTGTTTCAGTAGTTAGTTTTTGCAGTCCGTCATTGGTGTGTTGGGCAATTAGTTTCGGCTTTAATTATTTGCATTCAATTATCATATTGTGATtaaagttttgatatatttaaatatatattaaatagtgGGTGTATTGTGATATATAAAAATCCTTATAATTATGTTGTTTGGAAATATTGAGACTAAACTCTAGATTTGAAACTTAGgaatttgtttatatattttaagtgaGTTCTTGGATTTAGGCTAGGCATAGGaatatgagtgttgttagtttcgaaccttattatgattattaatgtgaATAGATTGCTTGGATTTTGAAGTTCAACGAAAGGGGAAGATTCCTGAGTGATTGTTCGAGTATTTGAGGCAAGTGTATTTCTAAACTCTTTttaagtgtatggaatgcgtgtatttccttgtggtatatgtatgggagtaacgggattggtgatgggttgacttgttaatacgctcaaacttacttctcaaataagaagtaaagcggtcgtgtcaagtaaataacccaactagtgaggttgggatcgttcccacgaggaaaatagtctagacttaacttcaacctgttattactattgttcggttgatgacttccttagaaagtaaaaaaaaacataaaaaggggggtttgtatttcctaatgagtaaaaataactaacgaaatttaaagagacacttaacagttttgaaagttggattttaatcaattaatcaaagtaactagggtttacgtgttccccacaggttcataacttgaNNNNNNNNNNNNNNNNNNNNNNNNNNNNNNNNNNNNNNNNNNNNNNNNNNNNNNNNNNNNNNNNNNNNNNNNNNNNNNNNNNNNNNNNNNNNNNNNNNNNNNNNNNNNNNNNNNNNNNNNNNNNNNNNNNNNNNNNNNNNNNNNNNNNNNNNNNNNNNNNNNNNNNNNNNNNNNNNNNNNNNNNNNNNNNNNNNNNNNNNNNNNNNNNNNNNNNNNNNNNNNNNNNNNNNNNNNNNNNNNNNNNNNNNNNNNNNNNNNNNNNNNNNNNNNNNNNNNNNNNNNNNNNNNNNNNNNNNNNNNNNNNNNNNNNNNNNNNNNNNNNNNNNNNNNNNNNNNNNNNNNNNNNNNNNNNNNNNNNNNNNNNNNNNNNNNNNNNNNNNNNNNNNNNNNNNNNNNNNNNNNNNNNNNNNNNNNNNNNNNNNNNNNNNNNNNNNNNNNNNNNNNNNNNNNNNNNNNNNNNNNNNNNNNNNNNNNNNNNNNNNNNNNNNNNNNNNNNNNNNNNNNNNNNNNNNNNNNNNNNNNNNNNNNNNNNNNNNNNNNNNNNNNNNNNNNNNNNNNNNNNNNNNNNNNNNNNNNNNNNNNNNNNNNNNNNNNNNNNNNNNNNNNNNNNNNNNNNNNNNNNNNNNNNNNNNNNNNNNNNNNNNNNNNNNNNNNNNNNNNNNNNNNNNNNNNNNNNNNNNNNNNNNNNNNNNNNNNNNNNNNNNNNNNNNNNNNNNNNNNNNNNNNNNNNNNNNNNNNNNNNNNNNNNNNNNNNNNNNNNNNNNNNNNNNNNNNNNNNNNNNNNNNNNNNNNNNNNNNNNNNNNNNNNNNNNNNNNNNNNNNNNNNNNNNNNNNNNNNNNNNNNNNNNNNNNNNNNNNNNNNNNNNNNNNNNNNNNNNNNNNNNNNNNNNNNNNNNNNNNNNNNNNNNNNNNNNNNNNNNNNNNNNNNNNNNNNNNNNNNNNNNNNNNNNNNNNNNNNNNNNNNNNNNNNNNNNNNNNNNNNNNNNNNNNNNNNNNNNNNNNNNNNNNNNNNNNNNNNNNNNNNNNNNNNNNNNNNNNNNNNNNNNNNNNNNNNNNNNNNNNNNNNNNNNNNNNNNNNNNNNNNNNNNNNNNNNNNNNNNNNNNNNNNNNNNNNNNNNNNNNNNNNNNNNNNNNNNNNNNNNNNNNNNNNNNNNNNNNNNNNNNNNNNNNNNNNNNNNNNNNNNNNNNNNNNNNNNNNNNNNNNNNNNNNNNNNNNNNNNNNNNNNNNNNNNNNNNNNNNNNNNNNNNNNNNNNNNNNNNNNNNNNNNNNNNNNNNNNNNNNNNNNNNNNNNNNNNNNNNNNNNNNNNNNNNNNNNNNNNNNNNNNNNNNNNNNNNNNNNNNNNNNNNNNNNNNNNNNNNNNNNNNNNNNNNNNNNNNNNNNNNNNNNNNNNNNNNNNNNNNNNNNNNNNNNNNNNNNNNNNNNNNNNNNNNNNNNNNNNNNNNNNNNNNNNNNNNNNNNNNNNNNNNNNNNNNNNNNNNNNNNNNNNNNNNNNNNNNNNNNNNNNNNNNNNNNNNNNNNNNNNNNNNNNNNNNNNNNNNNNNNNNNNNNNNNNNNNNNNNNNNNNNNNNNNNNNNNNNNNNNNNNNNNNNNNNNNNNNNNNNNNNNNNNNNNNNNNNNNNNNNNNNNNNNNNNNNNNNNNNNNNNNNNNNNNNNNNNNNNNNNNNNNNNNNNNNNNNNNNNNNNNNNNNNNNNNNNNNNNNNNNNNNNNNNNNNNNNNNNNNNNNNNNNNNNNNNNNNNNNNNNNNNNNNNNNNNNNNNNNNNNNNNNNNNNNNNNNNNNNNNNNNNNNNNNNNNNNNNNNNNNNNNNNNNNNNNNNNNNNNNNNNNNNNNNNNNNNNNNNNNNNNNNNNNNNNNNNNNNNNNNNNNNNNNNNNNNNNNNNNNNNNNNNNNNNNNNNNNNNNNNNNNNNNNNNNNNNNNNNNNNNNNNNNNNNNNNNNNNNNNNNNNNNNNNNNNNNNNNNNNNNNNNNNNNNNNNNNNNNNNNNNNNNNNNNNNNNNNNNNNNNNNNNNNNNNNNNNNNNNNNNNNNNNNNNNNNNNNNNNNNNNNNNNNNNNNNNNNNNNNNNNNNNNNNNNNNNNNNNNNNNNNNNNNNNNNNNNNNNNNNNNNNNNNNNNNNNNNNNNNNNNNNNNNNNNNNNNNNNNNNNNNNNNNNNNNNNNNNNNNNNNNNNNNNNNNNNNNNNNNNNNNNNNNNNNNNNNNNNNNNNNNNNNNNNNNNNNNNNNNNNNNNNNNNNNNNNNNNNNNNNNNNNNNNNNNNNNNNNNNNNNNNNNNNNNNNNNNNNNNNNNNNNNNNNNNNNNNNNNNNNNNNNNNNNNNNNNNNNNNNNNNNNNNNNNNNNNNNNNNNNNNNNNNNNNNNNNNNNNNNNNNNNNNNNNNNNNNNNNNNNNNNNNNNNNNNNNNNNNNNNNNNNNNNNNNNNNNNNNNNNNNNNNNNNNNNNNNNNNNNNNNNNNNNNNNNNNNNNNNNNNNNNNNNNNNNNNNNNNNNNNNNNNNNNNNNNNNNNNNNNNNNNNNNNNNNNNNNNNNNNNNNNNNNNNNNNNNNNNNNNNNNNNNNNNNNNNNNNNNNNNNNNNNNNNNNNNNNNNNNNNNNNNNNNNNNNNNNNNNNNNNNNNNNNNNNNNNNNNNNNNNNNNNNNNNNNNNNNNNNNNNNNNNNNNNNNNNNNNNNNNNNNNNNNNNNNNNNNNNNNNNNNNNNNNNNNNNNNNNNNNNNNNNNNNNNNNNNNNNNNNNNNNNNNNNNNNNNNNNNNNNNNNNNNNNNNNNNNNNNNNNNNNNNNNNNNNNNNNNNNNNNNNNNNNNNNNNNNNNNNNNNNNNNNNNNNNNNNNNNNNNNNNNNNNNNNNNNNNNNNNNNNNNNNNNNNNNNNNNNNNNNNNNNNNNNNNNNNNNNNNNNNNNNNNNNNNNNNNNNNNNNNNNNNNNNNNNNNNNNNNNNNNNNNNNNNNNNNNNNNNNNNNNNNNNNNNNNNNNNNNNNNNNNNNNNNNNNNNNNNNNNNNNNNNNNNNNNNNNNNNNNNNNNNNNNNNNNNNNNNNNNNNNNNNNNNNNNNNNNNNNNNNNNNNNNNNNNNNNNNNNNNNNNNNNNNNNNNNNNNNNNNNNNNNNNNNNNNNNNNNNNNNNNNNNNNNNNNNNNNNNNNNNNNNNNNNNNNNNNNNNNNNNNNNNNNNNNNNNNNNNNNNNNNNNNNNNNNNNNNNNNNNNNNNNNNNNNNNNNNNNNNNNNNNNNNNNNNNNNNNNNNNNNNNNNNNNNNNNNNNNNNNNNNNNNNNNNNNNNNNNNNNNNNNNNNNNNNNNNNNNNNNNNNNNNNNNNNNNNNNNNNNNNNNNNNNNNNNNNNNNNNNNNNNNNNNNNNNNNNNNNNNNNNNNNNNNNNNNNNNNNNNNNNNNNNNNNNNNNNNNNNNNNNNNNNNNNNNNNNNNNNNNNNNNNNNNNNNNNNNNNNNNNNNNNNNNNNNNNNNNNNNNNNNNNNNNNNNNNNNNNNNNNNNNNNNNNNNNNNNNNNNNNNNNNNNNNNNNNNNNNNNNNNNNNNNNNNNNNNNNNNNNNNNNNNNNNNNNNNNNNNNNNNNNNNNNNNNNNNNNNNNNNNNNNNNNNNNNNNNNNNNNNNNNNNNNNNNNNNNNNNNNNNNNNNNNNNNNNNNNNNNNNNNNNNNNNNNNNNNNNNNNNNNNNNNNNNNNNNNNNNNNNNNNNNNNNNNNNNNNNNNNNNNNNNNNNNNNNNNNNNNNNNNNNNNNNNNNNNNNNNNNNNNNNNNNNNNNNNNNNNNNNNNNNNNNNNNNNNNNNNNNNNNNNNNNNNNNNNNNNNNNNNNNNNNNNNNNNNNNNNNNNNNNNNNNNNNNNNNNNNNNNNNNNNNNNNNNNtgtgcgggcctgggctaccgtatctgcaagatcatcagcaagtggtggcagctctggacggggctcTCTatgtggggccaactcattggcctcgtctctgatgaggccgacgtcaacggtacCCTGATGGGTCTtcaactgatctatgtgccatatgggcacacctgcggacctgcaaagggcaaagatcatgcacggaaagggATAagtggtagtgaccttgaatgccctatcgtgcatgactgcctagAGAAGCCATGCAAAGTCGACCTCGAACCcagctatcatcgccgccatcaacactgcgcgatcccaggtaacgatgttatcagcagctgtgggggaaaggcagtgacggacgagcagccaca
Proteins encoded:
- the LOC107002055 gene encoding 40S ribosomal protein S29-like; translated protein: MGHSNVWNAHRRNYSPGSRTCVWNSHAIIRKYGLTCCGQLFRNNAKEIRFIKCR